In one window of Candidatus Avedoeria danica DNA:
- a CDS encoding putative addiction module antidote protein: protein MSKTQTRPWDAADHLESPDDMAAYLEAALENGDAAVIAAALGDIARAKGLAQIARDTGLGRESLYKALSPTGNPEFATMLKVIRALGLQLHAAKAEV from the coding sequence ATGTCAAAGACCCAGACCCGGCCTTGGGACGCCGCAGACCACTTGGAGAGCCCCGACGACATGGCTGCCTACCTTGAAGCCGCGCTCGAGAACGGTGACGCTGCCGTCATTGCGGCCGCGCTGGGTGACATTGCCCGAGCAAAGGGGCTCGCCCAGATCGCGCGCGACACGGGCCTGGGACGCGAAAGCCTCTACAAGGCCTTGTCGCCCACCGGTAATCCCGAGTTCGCCACGATGCTGAAGGTGATCAGGGCGTTGGGGTTGCAGTTGCATGCCGCGAAGGCAGAAGTGTAG
- a CDS encoding type II toxin-antitoxin system RelE/ParE family toxin, translated as MIEVRQTDAFAHWFEALRDRQARARIDVRIRRLSLGNPGDVKAVGEGVSELRIDHGPGYRVYFIARDNTVVILLAGGDKRSQRRDIELAIALAREL; from the coding sequence GTGATCGAGGTTCGCCAGACCGACGCGTTCGCTCACTGGTTCGAGGCCCTGCGAGATCGCCAAGCGCGGGCGCGAATCGACGTCCGCATTCGCCGACTGTCTCTCGGCAACCCGGGCGATGTCAAGGCGGTCGGTGAAGGCGTTTCCGAGCTTCGCATCGATCACGGACCTGGATATCGGGTCTACTTCATCGCGCGCGACAATACAGTGGTCATCCTGCTGGCAGGCGGAGACAAGCGGTCACAGCGTCGGGACATCGAGCTGGCCATAGCGTTGGCGCGTGAGCTCTAG
- a CDS encoding SLBB domain-containing protein: MHAGQGAYICGEETALIEALEGKRGMPRLRPPFPVEVGLFGKPTLVHNVETIACVPGIVRRGGAWFKALGRTAPGTKLYCVSGHVNHPGVYEMPIGITLDELAAAAGGYVGNLLAFSPGGASSGFLPASKRDIALDFRTLADEGSMLGSAGVVVLNDTVNIPWAVAHQLRFFEAESCGQCAPCRIGTRFQRESLDRYLDATRAPVGADALAHVAEVAWQMNEGSICGLGQAASLPLTTALRWFPEAFKTASDASTP; this comes from the coding sequence ATGCACGCCGGCCAGGGCGCCTACATCTGCGGCGAGGAGACGGCGCTCATCGAGGCACTGGAGGGCAAGCGCGGGATGCCGCGGCTCCGGCCGCCGTTCCCGGTCGAGGTCGGGCTGTTCGGCAAGCCGACGCTCGTCCACAACGTCGAGACGATCGCGTGCGTGCCCGGGATCGTCCGGCGCGGCGGGGCGTGGTTCAAGGCGCTCGGCCGGACGGCCCCCGGCACGAAGCTGTACTGCGTGAGCGGCCACGTGAATCATCCGGGCGTGTACGAAATGCCGATCGGGATCACGCTCGACGAGCTCGCGGCCGCTGCAGGCGGCTACGTCGGCAACCTCCTCGCGTTCTCCCCCGGCGGCGCCAGCTCCGGCTTCCTCCCGGCCTCCAAGCGCGACATCGCCCTGGACTTCCGGACGTTGGCCGACGAGGGCTCGATGCTCGGCTCGGCCGGCGTCGTCGTCCTGAACGACACTGTTAACATCCCTTGGGCAGTTGCGCACCAGCTTCGCTTCTTCGAGGCCGAGAGCTGCGGCCAATGCGCCCCGTGCCGGATCGGCACCCGCTTCCAGCGCGAGAGCCTGGATCGGTATCTCGATGCCACGCGAGCGCCTGTGGGCGCCGATGCCCTCGCGCACGTCGCCGAGGTGGCGTGGCAGATGAACGAGGGGTCGATCTGTGGCCTCGGGCAGGCGGCGTCGTTGCCGCTGACGACGGCGCTCAGGTGGTTCCCGGAGGCGTTCAAGACCGCAAGCGACGCGTCCACCCCATAA
- a CDS encoding (2Fe-2S)-binding protein, with translation MDPDPNPTLTVDGHPIPFTPGETVLEVAARAGRVIPTLCHDPRLDPAGACRTCLVEIEGWRRMAPSCATPAAAGMVITTDNERIARHRQSLMALYLADHPQGFVGSELGAPSEVYQLAERYGAPRDWPRLEPVREGRPLDENPYILFDATKCIACARCTRYCDEVEGVTAITLSGRGSHTTITTVDQISLLDSTCEMCGGCIDTCPTGAMAEKIPLLTRAKPERDLVKVRTTCNYCGVGCQMDLNVDPEGNGGRGQVVKISSPPPGTTTNDGNLCVKGRFAYDFIDHEDRLTTPLVRAEDGTLQPASWAEAIRRAAEGLMGVAATHGADALAFVSSSRCTMEENYLVQKLSRAVFQTNNIHQCAAT, from the coding sequence ATGGACCCGGACCCGAACCCAACCCTAACCGTCGACGGCCACCCCATCCCCTTCACCCCCGGCGAAACCGTCCTCGAAGTCGCCGCCCGCGCCGGCCGCGTCATCCCGACGCTCTGCCACGACCCGCGCCTCGACCCCGCCGGTGCCTGCCGCACATGCTTGGTCGAGATCGAGGGCTGGCGGCGCATGGCCCCGTCGTGCGCCACGCCGGCCGCCGCGGGCATGGTCATCACGACGGACAACGAGCGGATCGCGCGCCACCGGCAGAGCCTGATGGCGCTCTACTTGGCCGATCACCCGCAAGGCTTCGTCGGCAGCGAGCTCGGCGCGCCGAGCGAGGTCTACCAGCTGGCCGAGCGCTACGGCGCGCCGCGCGACTGGCCGCGGCTCGAGCCCGTCCGCGAGGGCCGGCCGCTGGACGAGAACCCGTACATCCTCTTCGATGCCACCAAGTGCATCGCCTGCGCCCGCTGCACGCGCTACTGCGACGAGGTCGAGGGCGTCACGGCGATCACGCTCTCCGGGCGCGGCAGCCACACCACCATCACGACCGTCGACCAGATCTCGCTGTTGGACAGCACGTGCGAGATGTGCGGCGGCTGCATCGACACCTGCCCGACGGGGGCGATGGCCGAGAAGATCCCGCTCCTCACGCGCGCCAAGCCCGAGCGCGACCTCGTCAAGGTGCGCACGACGTGCAACTACTGCGGCGTCGGCTGCCAGATGGACCTGAACGTCGATCCCGAAGGCAACGGCGGGCGCGGGCAGGTCGTCAAGATCTCCAGCCCGCCGCCCGGCACGACGACGAACGACGGCAACCTGTGCGTGAAGGGGCGGTTCGCCTACGACTTCATCGACCACGAGGACCGGCTGACGACGCCGCTCGTGCGCGCGGAAGACGGGACGCTGCAGCCCGCATCGTGGGCGGAGGCGATCCGGCGCGCTGCCGAGGGGCTGATGGGCGTCGCCGCGACGCACGGCGCGGACGCGCTGGCGTTCGTCTCGTCGTCGCGCTGCACGATGGAGGAGAACTACCTCGTCCAGAAGCTCTCGCGGGCGGTGTTCCAAACGAACAACATCCACCAATGTGCGGCCACCTGA
- a CDS encoding immune inhibitor A has protein sequence MLTAEDARRLKADRRLPIALWRDTLGRTASQLAAEQAEDGFAVWRKYDGPGGFREQADEIATAHPQLVKHVVIGTSVQGRPIVALKVTKDARTTPDGTRPAVLYMALQHAREWIGPEVAWRLLEHFVDGYGTDDAVTALVDSREFWFVPVANPDGYEHTFTADNRLWRKTMRDNNGDGAFDPNDGVDPNRNYPEHWGYDEEGSGSQPGAQTYRGPAAGSEPETQAIVGLLERVPFQFLVNYHSVAQLILYGLGWQVETVSADTPIHAALAGTPAEPAIPGFVPELSARLYTTNGETCDYAISVAHVTCFTPELSDGGSGGGFVFPDDEALVQAEFVKNLPFAMDIATSAADPAHPVSHLGNTVAPFYVDAFTTSYGDPQPVQVNAARYLGDVTLHYRIAGGAEQTASTAEWDGGERYGDAGDIHYHRVRGTVTGAKPGDSVEVWFTAGDVTSTAFTYTLASDTTARVLVVAAEDYTGAFPTHAKAAGPSHLAAHIDALAANGIAADAYDIDARGRVAPHPLGVLGHYDAVLWYTGDDIATAAPGMAGGTVSRLANDTVLAMRDYVNEGGKLLYAGQYAGSQYAAGYVFDPESDVPCGPDHPEANCVPLSNDFLQYYLGAYTYAGLARPGYTFPNRAGDGTGGGLWSGTGDVVEHSVWRDFDLAAMQAPVVFAFDADWDLETDWDNGYVEASTDGGSTWTVLPEMDGRTVVSTEESDTNLGPALSGVGHARLRYDVSTYAGQAVRLRLRFLSDWGTISAGWWVDALAVTDASGERYRDDLDGAGDAAGWTLDGWSRTPEVVPPVPVADGLGDGDPLDGLRWSFGGAGVVTPTHSAALSPTSGTLSIDIYPQFESRLTALWAGQDAPDGQYFLDSGRVGEGYLRLMRTIDVPAGAVADKRLVFRIKHGGYDPWNTVFVEAHTVGQDDWTTLPDANGHTRTGAQLSACRYADWYTRHPQLAHYLTRQGERVPVNCTPTGTTGTWHASSGESAGWEEWSIDLAPFAGKQVEVAISHVSWVDTAGVAIDTIRIPGGAIASFEAGLDGWRSAGPPEGSPANANDFRRVTAADNQPGAGISTPDTVFLGFGLEGIASTDLRNAVVGRLIRGLLGPAERRPTVWLPWGERP, from the coding sequence GTGCTCACGGCCGAGGATGCGCGCCGCCTCAAGGCGGATCGCCGGCTGCCGATCGCCTTGTGGCGCGATACGCTCGGGCGCACGGCCTCGCAGCTGGCGGCCGAGCAGGCGGAGGACGGCTTTGCCGTCTGGCGGAAGTACGACGGGCCGGGTGGGTTTCGCGAGCAGGCCGACGAGATCGCCACGGCCCATCCGCAGCTCGTCAAGCACGTCGTCATCGGCACGTCGGTCCAGGGGCGGCCGATCGTCGCGCTCAAGGTGACGAAGGACGCGCGCACGACGCCGGACGGGACGCGGCCGGCCGTGCTCTACATGGCGCTGCAGCATGCGCGGGAGTGGATCGGCCCCGAGGTGGCGTGGCGGCTGCTCGAGCACTTCGTCGACGGGTACGGGACCGATGACGCAGTCACCGCACTTGTCGACTCCCGCGAGTTCTGGTTCGTGCCCGTCGCCAACCCGGACGGGTACGAGCACACGTTCACGGCCGACAACCGACTGTGGCGCAAGACGATGCGGGACAACAACGGCGACGGCGCGTTCGACCCGAACGACGGCGTCGACCCGAACCGCAACTACCCCGAGCACTGGGGGTACGACGAGGAGGGCTCGGGCAGCCAGCCGGGGGCGCAGACCTACCGCGGCCCGGCGGCGGGGTCGGAGCCCGAGACGCAGGCGATCGTCGGCCTGCTGGAGCGCGTCCCGTTCCAGTTCCTCGTGAACTACCACTCCGTGGCGCAGCTCATCCTCTACGGTCTCGGCTGGCAGGTCGAAACCGTCAGCGCCGATACGCCGATCCACGCGGCGCTGGCCGGCACGCCGGCCGAGCCTGCCATCCCAGGTTTCGTGCCCGAGCTCAGCGCCCGCCTCTACACGACCAACGGCGAGACGTGCGACTACGCGATCTCCGTCGCGCACGTCACGTGCTTCACGCCCGAGCTGAGCGACGGCGGCAGCGGCGGCGGGTTCGTCTTCCCGGACGACGAAGCGCTCGTGCAGGCGGAGTTCGTGAAGAACCTGCCATTTGCCATGGATATCGCCACCTCGGCCGCTGACCCGGCGCACCCCGTCAGCCACCTCGGCAACACCGTCGCGCCGTTCTACGTGGATGCCTTCACGACGTCGTACGGCGACCCGCAGCCCGTCCAGGTGAACGCCGCGCGCTACTTGGGCGACGTCACGCTGCACTACCGCATCGCCGGCGGCGCGGAGCAGACGGCGTCCACGGCGGAGTGGGACGGCGGAGAGCGATACGGCGACGCCGGCGACATCCACTACCACCGCGTCCGGGGCACCGTCACGGGGGCCAAGCCTGGCGACTCCGTGGAGGTCTGGTTCACCGCCGGCGACGTGACGTCGACCGCCTTCACCTACACGTTGGCGTCCGACACGACCGCGCGCGTGCTCGTCGTCGCCGCCGAGGACTACACCGGTGCGTTCCCGACACACGCCAAGGCCGCTGGCCCGAGCCACCTCGCCGCCCACATCGACGCGCTCGCCGCCAACGGCATCGCCGCCGACGCCTACGACATCGACGCGCGCGGCCGCGTCGCGCCGCATCCGCTCGGTGTCCTCGGCCACTACGACGCCGTGCTGTGGTACACCGGCGACGACATCGCCACCGCCGCCCCCGGCATGGCGGGCGGCACGGTCTCGCGGCTGGCGAACGACACCGTGCTGGCGATGCGGGACTACGTGAACGAGGGCGGCAAGCTTCTCTACGCCGGCCAGTACGCGGGCTCGCAGTACGCCGCCGGATACGTCTTCGATCCCGAAAGCGATGTGCCGTGCGGTCCGGATCACCCGGAGGCGAACTGCGTCCCGCTGTCCAACGACTTCCTGCAGTACTACCTGGGCGCGTACACGTACGCCGGCCTGGCCCGACCGGGGTACACGTTCCCGAACCGCGCAGGCGACGGCACGGGCGGCGGCTTGTGGTCGGGCACGGGCGATGTCGTCGAGCACAGTGTGTGGCGTGACTTCGACCTGGCCGCGATGCAGGCGCCGGTCGTGTTCGCGTTCGACGCGGACTGGGACCTCGAGACGGACTGGGACAACGGCTACGTCGAAGCCTCGACCGACGGCGGATCGACGTGGACGGTGCTGCCCGAAATGGACGGACGAACCGTCGTCAGCACCGAGGAGTCGGACACGAACCTGGGTCCGGCGCTCAGCGGCGTCGGGCACGCGCGGCTGCGCTACGACGTGTCGACGTACGCCGGTCAGGCCGTGCGGCTCCGCCTGCGCTTCCTCTCCGACTGGGGCACGATCTCGGCCGGCTGGTGGGTCGACGCGTTGGCCGTGACGGACGCGTCCGGCGAGCGCTACCGCGACGACCTCGACGGCGCCGGCGACGCCGCCGGCTGGACGCTGGACGGCTGGTCACGCACCCCCGAGGTCGTCCCGCCCGTGCCGGTGGCCGACGGCCTCGGTGATGGCGATCCGCTGGACGGCCTGCGCTGGTCGTTCGGCGGTGCCGGCGTCGTCACACCCACGCACAGCGCGGCGCTCTCTCCCACCAGCGGCACCCTTTCGATCGACATCTACCCGCAGTTCGAGAGCCGCCTGACCGCGCTCTGGGCGGGTCAGGACGCCCCCGACGGCCAGTACTTCCTGGATTCGGGTCGCGTCGGCGAGGGCTACCTTCGGCTCATGCGCACGATCGACGTGCCGGCCGGAGCCGTTGCCGACAAGCGCCTGGTGTTCCGCATCAAGCACGGCGGCTACGACCCGTGGAACACGGTGTTCGTCGAGGCGCACACGGTTGGGCAGGACGATTGGACGACGCTGCCCGATGCCAACGGCCACACCCGGACCGGCGCGCAGCTCTCGGCGTGCCGCTACGCTGACTGGTACACCCGCCATCCGCAGCTGGCGCACTACCTGACCCGCCAGGGCGAGCGCGTGCCGGTGAACTGCACGCCCACCGGCACGACCGGCACCTGGCACGCCAGCAGCGGCGAATCCGCCGGTTGGGAGGAGTGGTCGATCGACCTCGCTCCGTTCGCCGGCAAGCAGGTCGAGGTCGCGATCAGCCACGTCAGCTGGGTGGACACGGCGGGCGTGGCGATCGACACGATCCGCATTCCGGGCGGCGCGATCGCGTCGTTCGAGGCCGGCTTGGACGGCTGGCGATCGGCCGGTCCGCCCGAAGGCAGCCCTGCCAACGCCAACGACTTCCGCCGCGTGACGGCCGCCGACAACCAGCCGGGTGCCGGGATCTCGACGCCGGACACCGTGTTCCTCGGCTTCGGGCTCGAGGGGATCGCCTCGACCGACCTGCGCAACGCCGTCGTCGGGCGCCTGATCCGCGGCCTCCTCGGGCCGGCGGAGCGGCGGCCGACGGTGTGGTTGCCGTGGGGGGAGAGGCCGTGA